Within Deltaproteobacteria bacterium, the genomic segment GAGTTTGGCGCCATAAGTTTTTTCGAAGAAGTCAATGGCCTTCTCCAGTTCCTTAACGGCGATCCCGACATGATTAAATTTTTTAATCATCCCACACCCCTTAGAAATAGTTGCAGGTTACGAGTTACGAGTTACGGGTTACGGGTTCAAAACCAACCTTACTTCGACATTCATTATTCGATATTCGATATTTTCATACTTAATGGTTTGCCCCACCCATTCCTTCCCCCGCCGAGGAGAAGAGCGCAGGAGAACCTATCGAGCCAATATATGAATACCGGCCACCGCCCCGTGTTCCAGGTTGGTCACCAGGCCTCCCAACATCTGGGCCAGGCCGACCTTGGCCTTCGGCGTCTGCCGCTCCCCGGCCTGTCCCCGGAGATGAAGGACCACCTCGCAGACCGTGCGGACCCCGGAGGCGCTCAAAGGATGCCCGAGGGCCAGAAGACCGCCGCTCGGATTCACCGGAATCCGGCCGCCTATGGCCGTCGCACCGGAACGGAGCAGATCTATCCCTTCTCCCGGTTTGCAGAGCATAAGGTCTTCATAACGCAGGATCTCTTCGTTGGCGAAGGCGTCATGCATTTCAACGAGGTCGATGTCTTTTGGATCAACCCCGGCCATCTCATAAGCCATCTTGGCCACTTTGACGCCCACCGGGGAGGCGCAAATGTCATCCTGGGTGTATTTATAATCGGCGGAACATAGGGCCGAGGCCAGAACCCGTATGGGTTGCGTCGTGTATCTTCTGGCCACTTCCATAGAACAAAGGATGGCCGCCGCCGCCCCATCCGTATTCGGACAGCACATAAGCAGGGTAATCGGGTCACAGATCATACGGGAACCGAGGATCTCTTCCACCGTAAACTCTTTCTTATACTGGGCCTGGGGGTTGAGGCACCCGTTATGATGATTTTTAACCGAAACCTGGGCGAAATCTTCGGCCGTAGCCCCGGCTTCCATCTGCCTTCTGGCTACCATGGCGAACATGCCGGGCATGGTCAACCCAAGATGGCCATCGAGATCTGTTTTTTCCGGCGGGATGAGCCTTCCGGCTATGGGACTGGTGGTCATGGACTCCACGCCTATGGCGATACCCACATCATAGCGCCCGTCGGCGATCTCCTTCCAGACCCCCCTGAATGAGGTCGCCCCGCCGGCGCAGGCGTTTTCCACGTTGATGATCTCTATATTTCTGACTCCCACTTCTTTCAGTATGCCCTGGCCGGTACAGTTGGCATCATAGGCCCTGGCACAGTAGGCCACCTGAATGGCCTTAGGGGAAATACCGCAATCCTCCACAGCCGCCCGGACGGCTTCAGCGCCCAGATCGGCCGCTGCTCTCCCGGGAAACTTTCCGAATGCACTCTGCCCTATGCCTATCACTGCTACTTCCCTCATCAAATCCTCCTCTTTATATCGCTGAATTCCGCTTTCGGAATGCGTATTTTAAGCTAACCTCTTGCGCTCTTTTGGTGTGTCACGAACTATGAAAATGGATTACTCCGAACCTTGAACCTTGAACCGTGAACCTTGAACCGTGTTTTCGTGTTATACGGGTTTGAACTTATACCCCATGACCTGCTTATCGTCATCCTTCCACAGCTTGTCGATAAAAACCTCCATCTCCATACCGATTTTATAAGATTCATCCTCGGCCCACATCAGGGGAGCGAAGATCCGCACCCCCTCAGGCAGATCGATGAGCCCCACCGCATAAGGCGGCTTAAAGTGGGTGGAGGCCATACGTCCGATGGTATAGGCATAAAGCCGGCCACGGCGGCTTAAGATCACCTCTTCCATATTTTTTCCCAAACAATCGAAACAAAAGGGCGCTTTTGGAAAATAGATCCTTCCGCAGGCCCCACAGCGGTTGGCCAGTAGCCTCCCGCCATCAATAGTATCAAACAGGTTTTCCCTCACCGGGATTCCATCCATCATCGTATCCTCCTTAGACTCTCTTCACTTTATACCCGGCCTTCTCCCTGTCCCAGGTATGTGCCGTAATGCCGGCCTCTCGGAGCTTATTCTTTTGTATCTTTTCATTAGGGGTTTTGGGAAGACTCTCCGCAAACTCCACATACCGGGGAACGGCAAAATAGGGCATCCGTTCTTCGCAATAGGCCAACAATTCTACCGGAATTAACTCCGCACCCTTTTCCAACACCACGGTGATCTTGACTTCATCTTCAGAGAGTTCCGACTTGACGGAGACCGCAGCCGATTCCACCACCAGGGGATGAGCGTTAATCACCCTTTCAATCTCGAAGGAGGAGATATTCTCTCCTCTCCTGCGAATATAATCCTTCATCCGGTCCATGAAAAAAAGATAGCCTTCTTCATCCAGATACCCGCCGTCCCCGGTATGATAAAAATGGTTCTTCATAAGCTCCACGGTTTTTTCAGGGTTTTTCCAGTAACCCCGGGAGGTGATCCAGGGCATTCGCCCCCTGGCGACGATCTCCCCCACCTGGCCGGCCGGAACCGGGAAATCATTTTCATCGACAATCCGGACCTCGAAACTCCCGGTCTCCTTACCGCAGGACCCCTTCCTGGGTTGGTCATAAGGATCGTAGGTGATGATAGCTACCTCCGTCAAACCATAGCCCTCGGTGACTTTCAGATTGTACCTCTTTTGAAAATCCTCGAAAATGGGTGCCGGCATGGGAAAGGCGGCGCAGACCCTTACCGGATTTTCTCCATCGTCTTCCTTCCGGGGCTGGTTATAGATGAAATGGGCCATGGCCCCCAGGGAATTAAAGACCGTGGCCCCGGCTTTTCTGATCTGGTCCCAGAATTTCGTGGCGCTGAATTTTTCGTATATAACGACCTTAGCGCCTAATAACAGGGTGGGGTAAATGCACAAAATCCTGGCGTTAGCATGGAAAAGGGGGAGACAGGTAAAAAAGACATCCCCGGCCGTGGCCCTGATGGCCTCGATATATTCCAGGGCGGAATGGGCTATCTTGGTATGAGGGTCCATGACGCCCTTGGCGGCCCCGGTCGTTCCCGAGGTATAAATGATGGTTTGAATATCCGAGGGTTTAATCTCGATTGGGGGCGTTTCCGAAGAGCCGGAGATAAAGTCATCATAATCCACCCAATCGAACCGAAGATCGGGCATTTTATCGCTTCCGGTGGTTTTCGACCAGACCACCAATTTTTCCAGCTTGGGCAGGTCCTGCTCAACCAGCTTGAGACGGTCTATGAGCCCTCGCTCGATAATGAGAACCCTGGCCTCGGAATCGCTGATCTGGTGGGAGAGGAAGGTGCCTTTATTGGCCAGATTGATGGGAACATCGATGGCCCCGGCCTTGGATACGCCGAACCAGAGATAGAGACATTCCAAAGAGTTGGGCAGAAAAAGGGCAACCTTGTCGCCTTTCTCTACACCAAGCCGGATCAGTCCGTTAGCAATACGGTTGGCGGTCTCATTCACCTCCCGATAGGTGATCGATTGGGCCTCTTCGTATTGCAGAAAGATCTGATCACCGCAGGTAGCGGCTTTTTCCTCCAGGATCTGTCCCAAA encodes:
- a CDS encoding AMP-binding protein, which produces MEVYPAYLRTLGQILEEKAATCGDQIFLQYEEAQSITYREVNETANRIANGLIRLGVEKGDKVALFLPNSLECLYLWFGVSKAGAIDVPINLANKGTFLSHQISDSEARVLIIERGLIDRLKLVEQDLPKLEKLVVWSKTTGSDKMPDLRFDWVDYDDFISGSSETPPIEIKPSDIQTIIYTSGTTGAAKGVMDPHTKIAHSALEYIEAIRATAGDVFFTCLPLFHANARILCIYPTLLLGAKVVIYEKFSATKFWDQIRKAGATVFNSLGAMAHFIYNQPRKEDDGENPVRVCAAFPMPAPIFEDFQKRYNLKVTEGYGLTEVAIITYDPYDQPRKGSCGKETGSFEVRIVDENDFPVPAGQVGEIVARGRMPWITSRGYWKNPEKTVELMKNHFYHTGDGGYLDEEGYLFFMDRMKDYIRRRGENISSFEIERVINAHPLVVESAAVSVKSELSEDEVKITVVLEKGAELIPVELLAYCEERMPYFAVPRYVEFAESLPKTPNEKIQKNKLREAGITAHTWDREKAGYKVKRV
- a CDS encoding methylmalonyl-CoA epimerase — its product is MIKKFNHVGIAVKELEKAIDFFEKTYGAKL
- a CDS encoding Zn-ribbon domain-containing OB-fold protein; this translates as MMDGIPVRENLFDTIDGGRLLANRCGACGRIYFPKAPFCFDCLGKNMEEVILSRRGRLYAYTIGRMASTHFKPPYAVGLIDLPEGVRIFAPLMWAEDESYKIGMEMEVFIDKLWKDDDKQVMGYKFKPV
- a CDS encoding thiolase family protein; translation: MREVAVIGIGQSAFGKFPGRAAADLGAEAVRAAVEDCGISPKAIQVAYCARAYDANCTGQGILKEVGVRNIEIINVENACAGGATSFRGVWKEIADGRYDVGIAIGVESMTTSPIAGRLIPPEKTDLDGHLGLTMPGMFAMVARRQMEAGATAEDFAQVSVKNHHNGCLNPQAQYKKEFTVEEILGSRMICDPITLLMCCPNTDGAAAAILCSMEVARRYTTQPIRVLASALCSADYKYTQDDICASPVGVKVAKMAYEMAGVDPKDIDLVEMHDAFANEEILRYEDLMLCKPGEGIDLLRSGATAIGGRIPVNPSGGLLALGHPLSASGVRTVCEVVLHLRGQAGERQTPKAKVGLAQMLGGLVTNLEHGAVAGIHILAR